The Manihot esculenta cultivar AM560-2 chromosome 1, M.esculenta_v8, whole genome shotgun sequence genome has a window encoding:
- the LOC110628362 gene encoding protein LITTLE ZIPPER 2 isoform X1, producing the protein MCTNRVDEFPSPPSFPAKRKIPSKKPKVQVLGFSSRRRWEEDEGKDMELKNLKLYLENQSIVEENEKLRKKANLLHQENLALISEFQKKFPHFDRFSSTPLLLHNKQ; encoded by the exons ATGTGCACAAACAGAGTAGACGAGTTCCCATCTCCTCCTTCATTTCCTGCCAAGAGAAAGATACCATCAAAGAAACCCAAGGTTCAAGTTCTTGGATTTTCCAG cagGAGAAGATGGGAAGAAGATGAGGGCAAGGATATGGAATTAAAGAACTTGAAGCTGTATTTGGAGAATCAAAGTATTGTTGAAGAGAATGAGAAGCTGAGGAAGAAAGCTAATCTTCTTCACCAAGAAAACTTGGCTTTAATATCTGAATTTCAAAAGAAATTCCCTCATTTCGATCGCTTCTCTTCCACTCCTCTTCTTTTGCACAACAAACAATAA
- the LOC110628362 gene encoding protein LITTLE ZIPPER 1 isoform X2 produces MCTNRVDEFPSPPSFPAKRKIPSKKPKVQVLGFSRRRWEEDEGKDMELKNLKLYLENQSIVEENEKLRKKANLLHQENLALISEFQKKFPHFDRFSSTPLLLHNKQ; encoded by the exons ATGTGCACAAACAGAGTAGACGAGTTCCCATCTCCTCCTTCATTTCCTGCCAAGAGAAAGATACCATCAAAGAAACCCAAGGTTCAAGTTCTTGGATTTTCCAG GAGAAGATGGGAAGAAGATGAGGGCAAGGATATGGAATTAAAGAACTTGAAGCTGTATTTGGAGAATCAAAGTATTGTTGAAGAGAATGAGAAGCTGAGGAAGAAAGCTAATCTTCTTCACCAAGAAAACTTGGCTTTAATATCTGAATTTCAAAAGAAATTCCCTCATTTCGATCGCTTCTCTTCCACTCCTCTTCTTTTGCACAACAAACAATAA
- the LOC110628375 gene encoding zinc finger A20 and AN1 domain-containing stress-associated protein 1, producing the protein MGSEQNEGTSFPPSEPILCANGCGFFGTAANMNLCSKCYRDLRVKEEQAASAKAAMEKTLSIKPKQPAIIADTHDVVVVDVPPAAPNPSELVASSESSSSSSEHPVSGSDQAQLKATNRCFCCNKKVGLTGFKCKCGGTFCGSHRYSENHDCSFDFKGAGRNAIAKANPVVKADKVERI; encoded by the coding sequence ATGGGTTCTGAGCAGAACGAGGGCACAAGCTTTCCTCCTTCTGAGCCAATTCTCTGCGCTAATGGTTGCGGGTTTTTTGGGACGGCCGCGAACATGAACCTTTGCTCCAAGTGCTACCGTGACCTTCGCGTCAAGGAAGAACAGGCTGCCTCGGCCAAAGCAGCGATGGAGAAGACACTCAGTATCAAACCGAAACAACCGGCTATTATTGCTGATACCCATGATGTGGTGGTGGTGGATGTTCCACCGGCGGCTCCTAATCCTTCTGAGCTTGTGGCGTCCTCTGAATCATCATCTTCATCGTCGGAGCATCCGGTTTCTGGTAGTGATCAGGCTCAGCTCAAAGCAACGAATAGGTGCTTTTGCTGCAATAAGAAGGTTGGCTTGACTGGATTTAAGTGCAAGTGCGGGGGAACATTCTGTGGGTCTCATCGGTACTCGGAAAATCATGACTGCTCATTTGATTTCAAGGGGGCTGGCCGTAATGCAATTGCTAAGGCGAACCCCGTTGTTAAGGCTGATAAGGTGGAGAGGATCTGA